The DNA sequence AATTAATGTTGCACCCAGAGATGTTATGGGCCAGATCTGTATACTGGGTTTATTCGATTGTCCTTAAAAAAAGGAAGAACATGGATTTAATAAGGTACCTTAATTCTTGTGGGGTGGATACAAGACCATTTTTTTATCCTCTTAATTTAATGCCTCCCTATAAAGATGATTCCAGCTATCCTGTGGCAGAAAACCTCTCTTATGGTGGTCTGAGTCTTCCATCAAGTGTTGAAATTGGAGATGAAGCCATAGAATACGTTGTTGATAGAGTAAGGGAGTTTTTTGAATGAAAATAGCGTTTTTTCATCATACCATGGTCAGAGGTAGTGGAATAGATACTGTGATATGGGAACTTGCAAAAAGACTGAAAAAAGATCATGATGTGAGTATCTTCACATTTTTCAATGAATATGACAACCCCATTGTTAACACTATCTCTATTCCATTCCATGAAAACCGTCTTGTTAATGCAGTTTTTGCACCAATCATACCTAGTTCTTATAGCTTCAGAAAAAAGGTTAAGGATTTTGATGTTGTAAACGTTCACCATTTCCCTGCCAACTTTTTTCCATTCTTTCCTACCAATATGGATACTCTCAATATCGTGACAGAATGGAGCGGTCCTCCTATGTGTTTACTTGAAAACATGAATTTCAATGAAAGATTATACATGAAATTAGCCCGCTTCATGAATAAATATGCTGCAAATCGTGCCGATGGGTTGTTAGCGCCATGTAGTTTTGTTAAACAATGGATAATGGATAACTATGGTCTTAATTCCCATAAGATGTATCTGGATGGAATAAACTTTGATTATTTTGATTACAGAAATGAGTATAATAAACCTGATTTTGGAGGTCCTACCATACTTTACGTGGGGCGTATTGCACCAAACAAAAATATTGATCTTTTAATAGAATCCTTTGAAATCGTGAAAAAGGAATTTGATGATTCTAAACTTGTTATCGTGGGTCGCAAAACATTCCCTGCTTATTATCGGAAGCTTAAAAAAGTTATAAAAAACAAAAATCTCCAGGAGGATGTTATATTCACAGGAGAAGTTCCCTGGGGAGAATTACCAGATTATTATGCATCATGTGACGTTTATGCTACATGTTCATCGTGGGAGGGATTCCTCAGGGCCGAGGCTTTTGCAATGAAGAAACCCATGGTAGCATTTGATACGGGTGCAAATAGAGATACCATAAAGGACGGTATAAATGGATTTCTGGTTGAAAATGGAGATTATGTATCATTTGCAGAAGCTATAATAAAATTAATCGAGGATCCTACTTTAAATAAGCATATGGGTAATGAAGGATATAGATGGGCACGTAAACATCTAGATTTTGATGTAATCTGCCAAAATTTCTCTAAATATCTTGAGGAGGAGATTTCTTGCAGATAAGGATGGTTAAAATGTCTGATGTATGGTCTCTTACTAACTTTTACATGTCTCTAAAAGAAAACGAAAGAATCTTATTCCACCCATTCCCTTTTAGATACCCTCTAGTTTTTTTGATAATATTATACTTTGCTTTTTCAAATTTTTTGTATGAATACCTCGATTTAATAAATAATAAGCTTTCTGTAATATCATTGGTAGCGGAGCATGAGGGATCGATTCAGGGGTTTGTGTTTATATCAAATATTAAAGAACGGAAGGTTGCTAAAAATTTTGGTATAGTTGTGGGGAGACGTTGGCGAGGTCGGGGAATTGGAAGGAACCTTGCTGATGCTATGATTGATATCTGTAAAAAAGAAGGAATTAATGAGATACATTTAACTGTGATGGCCAAAAACAAATCTGCAATCTCATTATATAAAAAATTAGGATTTGAGGTTACCGAATATCATGAAAAAAGAGAAAGATGGGGAGGTAAATTCTATCCTGATTATAGTATGGTTTTCTGGGGCTGATCCTATGGTAAATTCCGATTTAGACATCTATGCTGATGAAGCGTTTTTTGATAAGAAATGGATTTATATAGGAGCCTTGTTTGTTCCTCTCCATAAAAAGGCAGAACTCTTAAATGAACTTTTAAATTGCAGGTGTATAAAAAGAAATTCGTGGAATGAAAATTCGTGTTTAGATCCCTGTGGATTTCATGAAAAAAATAACACAGAAATACATTATAAAGACGTGAGAGCTAACAACAAATTCACAATAGCTCAAAATTGGCTCAAATTTTTACTTGAAACCAATAATAAAAAGGATAGGGGTCTTGTGTATTTTAACATATTAGGATTGGATCTCTCTAAAATTGATTATAACTTATTTGATGCTAAAAACAGAAAGATGAGTATTTATAATAGATTTTTCAGGACAGTTTTGCTGGGGGGTATAAAATATTTTTTTGGAGAGGATACCGTCATAGATCATATTTTCCATGATAAGGGACAACAGCAGTATTACGACCTATTTTCATGGCAACCCGCAGAAAGAATAACAAGGGAAAACAGGATAAGAATTAATAACAAAACAATAATTTTTATAGATTCAGATCATCGCAGGGAAAGCTCCTATAAGAAGGAGTCTCATTTCATCCAATTCTTAGATATTATCATGGGAAGTATATGCCGCTGTTTTCACCCACCCGAGAATAAAAATAAATTGCAACTTGGAGAAACCATAAAGCCCCTACTTGAGAGGCTCACTGATAACCCAAAGAATAGGAATAGCAGTTATCACTATTACAGAAAACAACAGATTCAGTTTTTCCCAAAAAATAAGTTAAAGGATGAGGCAGTAGAAACAAGACTATTTAATGAAGCTCTGTTTCCTGAAAGGAGCAATAATTTTTATACTGAGAGAAGGATCATTATATAACTCTTGATCAATCAAAACTTGATTTCTGGGTGAATCCATGAAAATATGTCTTTTTAGCAGTCTTTACCCCCCACTCGCATTTTGAGGGGCTACAGGAGTTGCTCAGATTGAGGCCGAGCACCTAGTAAAAAGAGGACATGAGGTTTTCGTAATAACTACAAGTCCAAATGAACACTATCGTGAGGAATATATGAATGGGGTTAAAATTTACAGATTACCTCCCAATAATTTATATGCCTTTTACGACAACTTCAAAAACCAGAATAATCATAAAATCCCTTCAAAAGTTATGTGGCACATCATAGACACATTCAATTTAAGATTAAAAAATAAAATTAGGACAATTCTCCTTGATGAAAAACCGGACTTAGTCCATGTTCATAACTTCGGAGGTCTCTCCACCCTCCTTTTTAATGAAATAAAGAATAATGGGTTGCCTGTCGTTTTCACAGCACATGATTACAGTGTTATATGTCCAAAGGCTAACTTGCTTCGATCTGATAACAGCATATGTGAAGAAGGGTCATTAATATGTTTGGGTTACGCTAAAATTAAGAAATTCTTATTGGGTGGCGCTGTTGATGTCGTAATTTCACCTTCCCAGTTTTTAATCAACAAATTAAGAGAAAATAACATTTTCAATGAAACGGAGATGATTAAATTACCTAACCCGATAGAGTTAGGCGAAACATCACCCTCTTCTAAACCTTATCATAAGAAACTGATGCTTCTCTATGTGGGAGAATTGAGTAAACACAAAGGTCTTCATATTCTTATTGAAGCCCTTAAAAGGATTGATGATGAGAACATATGTGTGGATATATATGGAAGAGGGGTCCACGAGGATTACTTTAAAAGTATATCAAAGGATCTGAATGTTTTTTTTAGAGGATATGCAAACGGATTTGAGGAATTGAAAAAGGCATATCAAAATGCCAATGTCACTGTGGTGCCTTCAATATGCTATGAGGTCTTTGGCATGATTATATTGGAAAGTTTCATGAATTCAACGCCAGTAATTGCAAGCAGGATAGGTGGTATCCCTGAAGTTGTGAGGGACGGATATAACGGTTTCCTCTTTAAACCGGGAAGTGTTAATGGACTCAGGAGGATTCTTGAAAGAATTTCAGAGCACCCATCCATACTTAAAGAACTTGAAAGGAATGCATATAAATCTTCGCAGGGGTACAGCATCGAGGATCACGTGAAGAAACTTGAGGAGATCTACAGGGGATTGTTATGAGAAAGGACATACTCTACATGCTACTTTTACTTTTGATCACGGACCTATCAATCATTGCAGATATTCCTGTTTTAAGGCAGTCATTACCCTTCATATTCTTTACAATTATTCCAGGATATCTTCTGCTTGGTATTCTGAAGTTCAAGGTTGAACTGATCGATGGCTCCGTTATTGCAGCAGCTCTCAGCATATTCCTCATGATGATGACTGGACTCATCATAAACAGTTTTTATCCTCTAATAATGAGGCCACTTTCACTCCTACCCATACTTTCAGCCATTAATCTGCTCATCATTGCATTGATGGTGATTTATCATTTGAGGGGTGAAGAACCGTTAAACCTTAAAGCTTCAGGTAACCTCTCCACGGCACTTTCATCCCTCCTTTTTCCTGTTTTAACGGTTATTGGATCATACCTTATGAATAAATACTCTGTTAACACAGTTCTATTACTTGTTTTGCTGTTTATACCAGTTTACATAATCCTTTTAGAAGTTTTCAAGAAAAAGATCGGACCAGCAACATATCCAGTAGCTATATTCAGCATCTCCCTATCCCTTCTTATCATGAATGGTCTGCCATCAAATTATCTCATTGGTAGGGACATACACTGGGAGTTCTATTTATTCAGAAAGGCTCTTATGGCTCATCACTGGGACATGCACGTTGGATCCTATAATGCATACAATGCCTGTCTCTCTGTCACCGTTCTACCGGTAATCTACAAGGTGCTCCTTAACGTCCCAGAGGTTTACATCTTCAAGTTCTATTATGGATTTATAGGCGCCCTCATGCCACTCCCGGTTTACCTGATATCAGAGAGGATACTCAAAAGGAGTGATTATGGATTCTATGCCACTCTTCTTTTCATTTTCCAGTTCTCGTTCATTTACATACTTGGGTGGTGCAGACAGCTTGTAGCCCTCCTTTTCTTCGCTGCAGCCGTCATGGTCCTTACGGGGGATATGAGGCGATCCCATAAGAAACTCCTGTTCGTGGTTTTCATGGTGGGGACTGTTCTATCACACTACACGACGGCCTATGTCTTCTTTTTCCTCGTGGCACTCATACCCATCCTGGTCAGGGTCATGAAAAGACTTAAGGTCCCGGATGATTCCAGGGGCTTCTTCGCAGCATCCCTTGCAGTTCTGTTCTTTGTGGTTGTATTCGCATGGTATGCCCAGGCCACAGGAGCCCCATTTAAATCAGCAGTCTCATTCTTCACAAAGACCTTGAGGAGCATGTCTGAATTCTTCAGCGCTGATATGAGGAACAACTCTGAACTTGCGGTTGTGGGGATAGGCATCTCAAATTTCCCAAACCTTCTGAGCACCCTTGTCCATGATACAGTCTTTGCACTGATCGGTGCCGGTGCGCTTGCAGTTATTTTTAAGGAGGAGTACCGTCAGGGGAGGGAATACCTTGCAGCTGTCATTCTCTGTATGGGAATTCTTGTAGCATTCA is a window from the Methanothermobacter thermautotrophicus str. Delta H genome containing:
- a CDS encoding glycosyltransferase family 4 protein, which codes for MEAEHLVKRGHEVFVITTSPNEHYREEYMNGVKIYRLPPNNLYAFYDNFKNQNNHKIPSKVMWHIIDTFNLRLKNKIRTILLDEKPDLVHVHNFGGLSTLLFNEIKNNGLPVVFTAHDYSVICPKANLLRSDNSICEEGSLICLGYAKIKKFLLGGAVDVVISPSQFLINKLRENNIFNETEMIKLPNPIELGETSPSSKPYHKKLMLLYVGELSKHKGLHILIEALKRIDDENICVDIYGRGVHEDYFKSISKDLNVFFRGYANGFEELKKAYQNANVTVVPSICYEVFGMIILESFMNSTPVIASRIGGIPEVVRDGYNGFLFKPGSVNGLRRILERISEHPSILKELERNAYKSSQGYSIEDHVKKLEEIYRGLL
- a CDS encoding DUF6541 family protein, whose amino-acid sequence is MNGLPSNYLIGRDIHWEFYLFRKALMAHHWDMHVGSYNAYNACLSVTVLPVIYKVLLNVPEVYIFKFYYGFIGALMPLPVYLISERILKRSDYGFYATLLFIFQFSFIYILGWCRQLVALLFFAAAVMVLTGDMRRSHKKLLFVVFMVGTVLSHYTTAYVFFFLVALIPILVRVMKRLKVPDDSRGFFAASLAVLFFVVVFAWYAQATGAPFKSAVSFFTKTLRSMSEFFSADMRNNSELAVVGIGISNFPNLLSTLVHDTVFALIGAGALAVIFKEEYRQGREYLAAVILCMGILVAFIALPFVSKGYGGPRLFTQLLVILAPLFITGIDALTGFIGRVRWRIPSIIVLLILLFSCTTYLNYHFAGIPYSYAYDDGGERRYETFIYDNEVTGALWLSNHYNETSVIHGDKMIYSRIIYGFSTYPRVDREFFNGTDTETGGYVYLTHFNLYQRLVFLDYPLAPPRVVNGALKLDNVESINNYKDLIVNMSTIYDNGGSRVLIVA
- a CDS encoding glycosyltransferase family 4 protein — encoded protein: MKIAFFHHTMVRGSGIDTVIWELAKRLKKDHDVSIFTFFNEYDNPIVNTISIPFHENRLVNAVFAPIIPSSYSFRKKVKDFDVVNVHHFPANFFPFFPTNMDTLNIVTEWSGPPMCLLENMNFNERLYMKLARFMNKYAANRADGLLAPCSFVKQWIMDNYGLNSHKMYLDGINFDYFDYRNEYNKPDFGGPTILYVGRIAPNKNIDLLIESFEIVKKEFDDSKLVIVGRKTFPAYYRKLKKVIKNKNLQEDVIFTGEVPWGELPDYYASCDVYATCSSWEGFLRAEAFAMKKPMVAFDTGANRDTIKDGINGFLVENGDYVSFAEAIIKLIEDPTLNKHMGNEGYRWARKHLDFDVICQNFSKYLEEEISCR
- a CDS encoding GNAT family N-acetyltransferase — its product is MQIRMVKMSDVWSLTNFYMSLKENERILFHPFPFRYPLVFLIILYFAFSNFLYEYLDLINNKLSVISLVAEHEGSIQGFVFISNIKERKVAKNFGIVVGRRWRGRGIGRNLADAMIDICKKEGINEIHLTVMAKNKSAISLYKKLGFEVTEYHEKRERWGGKFYPDYSMVFWG